The following coding sequences lie in one Spirochaetaceae bacterium genomic window:
- a CDS encoding DUF2612 domain-containing protein, producing MQEVTNYYANLYGLKFRTMPKARSEINLFAGLAFSEGLIFKLAQAFSYEEAVGKQLDILDSYIGVGRQLLLNNNLINLNDDELRFLLNFKKILNYSNASYPALSYQLSTLFGNDFKLYDGYNMTISYFIHERQLTNLNLLLVKNLLPKPMGVQIAFIYVGKQVEGHFGFTRVGFAGKAGGFNRLKDISRQSWLLASQLYNVNE from the coding sequence ATGCAAGAAGTAACGAATTATTATGCCAATTTGTATGGCTTAAAATTTAGGACAATGCCGAAAGCGCGCAGCGAAATTAACTTATTTGCCGGTTTAGCTTTTAGCGAGGGTTTAATTTTTAAGCTGGCACAGGCCTTTAGCTATGAAGAGGCGGTAGGTAAACAGCTGGATATTTTAGACAGCTACATTGGGGTAGGCAGGCAATTATTATTAAACAATAATTTAATTAACCTAAATGACGATGAGTTAAGGTTTTTATTAAATTTTAAAAAAATATTAAATTATAGCAATGCCAGTTATCCGGCTTTAAGTTACCAGCTTAGTACTTTATTTGGCAACGATTTTAAATTATACGATGGTTACAATATGACTATTAGCTATTTTATCCACGAGCGGCAGTTAACTAACCTTAATTTGCTGTTAGTTAAAAATTTATTGCCTAAGCCAATGGGGGTGCAAATAGCTTTTATTTATGTAGGCAAACAAGTGGAGGGGCACTTTGGTTTTACAAGAGTCGGCTTTGCCGGTAAAGCCGGCGGTTTTAATAGGCTCAAAGATATAAGCCGTCAAAGTTGGTTATTGGCTAGTCAGCTTTATAATGTAAACGAATAA
- a CDS encoding baseplate J/gp47 family protein, with protein MTKMALNETGLTLPRLEEIVAYLCQKYKEIYGAAINLESYSPDGQRIRIEAQLLSDVIELLRQIYGSFDVEQAGGVALDRLVAINGLARQAGSYSEIMLTLTLKEEAVLNGLDSANPLTVSNSSGNLSFKLIKNVSLAAGQHKLSFRSVESGAIHVPPATLINVQNKVAAITAVTNEENCYLIGTEEESDVQLRLRRSRSVNLGSTAFIEALEAALADSAGVSFVRVYENSSNLTNEWGMPPHSIWPIVAGGDDLVIAQIIDQKRHIGAAMYGQISQIVESRYHTGAIKFDRPKDIVVNVRVTLSLLGPPLISADSLKNYLVTNCKVGIYEAIDITAISKLIKTYAPNVVVEDCALSRTANQWHSFLKPQLPVEHFRLSENAIVINGL; from the coding sequence ATGACCAAAATGGCTCTTAATGAAACCGGCTTAACTTTACCGCGTTTAGAAGAGATTGTCGCATATTTGTGCCAAAAGTATAAAGAAATTTACGGCGCAGCCATTAACTTAGAAAGCTACAGCCCCGATGGCCAGCGTATCAGGATAGAGGCCCAGCTGTTAAGTGATGTGATTGAGCTACTCAGGCAAATTTATGGTTCGTTTGATGTGGAGCAAGCCGGTGGTGTAGCTTTGGATAGATTAGTGGCCATTAACGGCTTAGCAAGGCAAGCCGGCAGCTACAGCGAAATAATGCTTACTCTTACTTTAAAAGAAGAGGCGGTTCTTAACGGACTGGATAGCGCTAACCCGCTTACGGTAAGTAATAGCAGCGGTAACTTAAGCTTTAAGTTAATTAAGAATGTTAGCTTAGCGGCCGGGCAGCATAAATTAAGTTTTAGGTCCGTTGAGAGCGGCGCTATCCATGTGCCGCCGGCTACCTTAATTAATGTGCAAAATAAGGTAGCCGCCATCACGGCGGTAACTAACGAAGAAAATTGCTATCTGATTGGTACCGAAGAAGAGAGCGACGTTCAATTACGCTTAAGGCGCAGCCGCAGCGTCAATTTGGGCAGCACAGCTTTTATCGAGGCTTTAGAGGCTGCACTGGCCGATAGCGCCGGCGTAAGTTTTGTACGGGTGTACGAAAATAGCAGTAACTTAACCAACGAATGGGGTATGCCGCCGCATAGTATTTGGCCCATTGTGGCCGGCGGCGATGATTTGGTGATTGCCCAAATTATCGACCAAAAAAGGCACATCGGGGCCGCTATGTACGGCCAGATAAGCCAAATAGTAGAAAGTCGCTACCACACCGGCGCCATCAAATTTGATAGGCCTAAAGATATAGTGGTTAATGTAAGAGTAACCCTATCGCTTTTAGGGCCGCCGTTAATTAGCGCCGACAGCCTAAAAAATTATTTGGTAACCAACTGTAAGGTGGGCATTTATGAGGCTATCGATATTACCGCCATTAGTAAACTTATTAAAACTTACGCTCCCAATGTGGTGGTAGAAGATTGTGCCTTAAGCCGTACCGCTAACCAGTGGCACAGTTTTTTAAAACCGCAGCTGCCGGTAGAGCATTTTAGACTAAGCGAAAATGCTATCGTTATTAATGGTTTGTAA